The genomic region GTTTGATTGGGTGCGGCGTCTCGGGACCTTGGGTTGAAACCCAAGGCTGGTCGGCTGCCGTCACTCCGTGACTATTGCGCGAACGAAAGGCCGGATGGCCGGATGGTGCCATCCACCCAGCATGCAGGGAAATTCGCCCCGGAGGGGCCGACATCGGTAGCTCGGGGCGGAAGCCCCGAGACCGTTGGTGCCCCCTCGCCATGTCGCCCCGGACGGGGCCGTCGTGGATGATGTGGCTCGGTATCGGCACGAAATGGCTGGCACGATCTGCCGTCACTCTGTGACGATTGCGCGGACGTGTTGCCCAATCGAACGTTGGGGCGGTGATATGCCGGTGACCTTGCGACCGGTGCTGCCTGTGTCCAAGCGGCCGAACCGCGGAGCGGTGAAATCTGTCAGCCTTGGGTTTCAACCCAAGGTCTGGAGGATGAGAAAGACAAAGCAACAGCCGCGGAGCGGCGGCATCTGTCTTCATGCGATGCGCCAAACCGGCCGGCACTACACCCAAAGGTCGGCGTCGAGGTTTCGGTCGCCGATGGCTTCGGCGAGGTGTTCTTCGCTGATGGTATGGTGAAGGCTACGAATCGAGGCGGCTCATGAGACGTTCGGCGGCTGGTCGATCAACGAAACTCTGCGGGCTAGCCAAGGTCGCTTTCAAGACCGTCCGAGAAAGGTCCTGCTTGCCAACAGCCGCAAAGATCTCCGCCGCAAAGTATCCAATTTCCGCTGACAGGACTCGCGTTTTGACCACCGAGGTCATCACGGCTTCGGCATTTGCGAGGTCATTGTTCTTCAGCAGCGCCCATGCGTAGGAGGAAGCAGCAACTCGGCCGCGACCAGTCTTCACGTTGGTGTTGGACTGGTAGAGCACCTCCGCATGTTTGAGTGCAAGTGGATGCTGGTCGGACTCTTCGCTCGAAAGCAGCGACAGGATCAAACCGTTGGAGGCCTCGAAGTTCGACGGATCCTCACGATGGAGTTGCGAAAAAATGTCGACTGCTGAAACGGAGTCCCTGTCAAATCTGGCTGCCATTCCCTGCAGGTACCGAACGGCAGGCTGGTCTCCGTCGAGTGACACTGCCTGATCGATGGCACGACGCATCAAGTCCTGTTCACCCGCATCCATTGCATAACGCGCGATTTCGACTTGAGCGATGAGGTTCTCGCGGTCGGTTTCCAGTGCTGTTTGCATGGCGTCGGTGGCATCTTGGCGTCGTCCAACGGATTGGTAAAGTTTTCCCATCGCGACATCGACCGGGTCGGCATTCGGCGAGAAAGACCGCAGATTTTGAAGGGTCTCTCGTGCCGTGGATTCCTGACCTAGTTTGAAGAATGCAACTGCTAGTCGTGGCCAAGGCTTGGTATCGCGTGGATCCAGACTGATCCAGTCACGAAGGTTTTCCTTCGCGGAATTCCATTGCGATCGTTTTTCGTAAACCGTTGCCAAACCAGCGTGTGCCTGGATCGCTTGAGCCGTCTTCCGTTGGTCATTGGCGGTGTACTGTTCCGCTGCGGTCAACCCGCGTTGAAACAGCATTTCCGTTTCAGCCAAGCGTCCATCGGCCAGTGCCAATGCGGCTAGCATGTTCCAAGTCTCCGGGTCGTCTGCTTGCGTGACAGCAGCTTTCTCCAACGCAACTTTCGCGACTCCAACCTGCTTGGCTTGGAAAGCAATCTGAGCAAATAGCAATTCTCCAGGAGACAGGTCTGGATGCCTGTTATGAATCTCGATGAACTGTTGCAGGGCCTCTTCATGTTTCCCCTGGGCGAATGCAGCGGCCGCTTTCTGAACATCAGCAGTCGCCGGATGTGCTTGGCGAGCGACGTTGTCCGGCACGAGAGCATCGTCGTTGGCAGCAACGCGAGGCACACTTCCAAGAGCGAGTGAAAGAGCAAGGGTGAGAAGAATCGAGCGATGCATAGCCGGGAACCGGAGGATGATGTTTGGAAGGATCGTCGTGTCAGCTTCCAGCGTGTGAATCACGATTGCAACGTGAATGCCAGGCTAGGAGCCGACCTGACGTTTGGGATGCTGCCGATCACACCGCAAGTGACCGGTCGCTTGGTCTCAGCGCGGTCGAATGGTGATCGGCAGATAGACGTCATTCTCACCACTCGCTTGGTCCGAGAGATCGTTTGGGGAATCGTCACTGGGGGTGCCGGAGCCACTGCGTTCCCTGTCCGGGAACGCACCGCTGAAATCAATGGTGCCAACGTTGCCGGGAATCAGTGCGTCGATCGTTTCTGCAAAATCGCGGTAACGACCGAATTGGTCATAGACCAGTTGTTCTGTCAAAAGCAAACGGTCGGGGACGACGGCTTCTTCTCGGACAATGAAGTCACCCGTCAGGATCTGAAGGATGTAATTATCGGCGTCAAAGTTACCGATCGGATTGCTGAGCAGAATCGGTGAAGCTCCCAACGGAGCGTCACCAGAAGTACCTTCGCTCATCAGCGACGCGCTCGCGATCGTGTCGTCGTTCTTCAATCCCGTGGCAAGGAACTCGTTGCCAGCGAAAACGAAGGTGTCGCCAACGAGCTTGGATTGATCAAACGGGCGAATCTGAAGCGACGCCGGGGTCACCAACAAGCCATCGTCGAGTGAGCCAAACTGAAGGACGTAGTTGCCCGGATCAAATCCGTTGCCCGAACCCGTCACCATCTCCGCCCTGAGGTCGTAGTTCCCGACATCAGCCGTTGCGGCGATTCCGGGTGACGCAAATGAGACCCGACGGATGGTCTCGCCGTTCTTCAAACCAACGGCATTGAACAGCGACTGATCCAACGCTGAGTCGCCGTAAACCTTGGATTGGGCCAGCGGATTGATCGAAAGAGATGCCGGGTTCACCGTCAAGCCACCACTCGCCACCTTGATGACGTAGTTGCTTGGATTGAAGTTTTCACCAGCACCGGCCACCGCGTTGATAACGTAAGGGCTACCGCTCACCGACGCGTTTGCGGCAGCACCGTCACTCGATAGAGCGAGAGAGCCGACGAGGTCACCATTCCTGAGCCCACCGATGACGACAGGATGATCGGCAAATGAGAAGGTGTCCCCGTAGGTCTTGGTGGCTGCTTCAGTTCGGATCAGCAAGTCAGCCGGCAGGATGGTGAATGTACCACTTGCTGTTCCCAGCAATCGATACTTCGGATCCAAGTCGGATGCCATGACGTTGATCGTGTATTCCCCTGCGTCGGAGAGCTGCGTCAGGTTGAAGTCCGTTTCAACACCGATCGTTTGAAGCGTATCGCCTTGCTGAAGGACACCTCGCGTGATGGACAGGCCCGGGTCGACGGGAGTCTGACCATACGTTGAGCTGCCATCATTGGCGGTGAAGAACAAACCAGGGGTCAAATCGATGGAGGCTAGGTAAAAGGCGAAGTTTGCCTGCGGCGTTCCCAAGTATTCAAAGCTCAAGGGATTGCCGTCGGAGCCAGCGATTCCCAAGCTGTTGATCAGGTTTCCATCGGTATCAAAAAGATCGTTTCCAGAGACTCCATTGAGGCTGGATGACGCGTCGACTGCGACGCCAGACTGAAACGGGAGGGCGATTCGCAGCTCTCCATCGACAGCCGTGTTGATCTGTGATTGATTGGTGAGGCGGAATGTCGAAGTGCCAGAATCCGTGTCAAAGTTAAACAGGTTCAACGCGATCAACACGTTCTGACCGCTGATGGTCGATTCAGAGAGTGTGAATTGATAGGCATCGCTACCCGCCTGCCCCATGAGTATTGAGCCTGAGCCACCAGCGACAAGTTCACTGTTGATCAATGTGACAGAGTTTCGTTCCCGGATGGAACGAACGGGATCGATCCCGCCATCATCAAACAAATCCTCTGCACTAATGCCTTCAAATCCAATCTGACCGTTTTCCGTTCGAACCGAAGCATTCTCGACAACGAGTGAGTCTCCCACCGCAATGAAATCATCGAAAAACGGATCACTGGGGAATTGAAACCCACCAAGACCAATGATACCCTCGCCAACGCCGCGGAGCGTTGCGCCGTCCGCGATGCGGTTGCCACCAAACCCACCGAATTGCAATTCCTCGGTTGCAATGAGCTGAGTCCCGGCACCCAGGATTTCAACTCCCAAACCAACCGTATTGCCTGTGCCCCGAACTGTCACACGGTCACCTGAAAGGACCGAGTCGCCATCAATGAGGATTCGATGGCCTTCGAAGAACGCGCTTGGCCTGCTGACCTCAATCCCACTCGATGAGATGAATGATCCTGTGATGTGAATCAGTGGGTCCTTTTCAAAACTTTCTGACTCCTCTAACTCATCGCCAAACAACTCGACGAGTGAATCGTCCCCCGTGGCGACAATGGAAACACCATTCAGTCGCAGCAGTGGGGAACCGGGGTCGGTCTGACTGGACAATGCCGATTGGGAATTGAATTCGAGCGTCAGCGAACCATCGCCGATGTTGATATCGGTTCCTGGCAACACGTTGATGCTGCGGCCGGTTTGAACGGTCAGCTTTCCGACACCCGTTGCGGCGGTCATGATGTCCGAGCGAATCTCAAGGTCGTTGCTGAACTGCAGCGTCAGGTCATTGCCCGCGTTCAAGATCGCGGCGATGTCATCCGGATCGATGAAGGTGGTTTCCGCAGGGAAGTCAGCGAATGCCAAGTCGCCGCTCAAACCTGCAATGGATGGACCGCCGAAAGAGATCAGCGAGACTTTGCCGATCCCTGGTTTTGCATTCTCGCCAAAACTTGCTCCGGGGGAACCAATCGCAAGAAGATTTCCGTCGCTGGTCAATGCCACTGAGCTGCCCAACGCATCGCCCGACTGCACCGCGATGAAACCGCCGGCGATCGCAGTCCCGTTTCCGATGATCGTATTGATCGTGGGGCTCGCATTGATATTGGCCGGATTCAAGTCAAATAGAAAGACTCGTCCACCGGTATTTGGAAGGTCATCGCGATCACCAGTCAAACTGGGGGCGCCAACAGCCAGGCTGCTGCCATCCGCATTGAACCCAACTGATTCGCCAAAGCGATCGAAGTCGAGCAGTGACAGGGTTTCAGATCCGCCTAGTGATGAGCCATCCTGTATTTCCTGCGCCAATGTCGGCGAAGCACTCAGGTCCGATGGGTTCAGGCCAAAGATGAACACGGACCCACTTTGGCTTTCGGAATCGCCTGCCGCTGGGTCTCCAACCGCCAAACGGTTCGACGCTCGGTTGATCGCAACAGCGGTCCCGAATGACGACTTTGCGTCGTTGGAAAAGTCCTCCGGAATGTTTAGGTCCAGTGACAAAGTCCCGCCACCGGCTAATGGAGAGCCATCTTCAATCGTTTGAAGTCGTGTCGGATTCTCATCGAGGCGATTGACGTCCAAGGAAATCAGATGCACTTTTCCCTGGGCTCCAACCACCAATACGTCTCCTGCTGCGTTCAAGGAAACGCTTTGTCCAAAGGAATCACGCGACTGAAAATCGAATCCCTCAATCCCGACAAATCCGCTACTCGAATTCACGCCCCTTGTGAGTGTGTTCTCCAAATTGGGCGCGTTGCTCAATTCATTGGGATCGATTCCGAATAGGAAGACGGCCCCGTCACCAAAGTTGAAATCGTCGTGGCCAATCGCAAGAATGTCTCCGGCGGAATTCAGCGCGAGACCACTTCCGAAACCACGCCGATTCAGCTCTAGAATCCGGCCGTCGCTCAAATCGGTGCCGTCCCTGATCACGCTTGCAAGCAGCGGCGTGGTGCTCAAACTCGAGTCCACTTCAAACAAGTGGACACGGTCCTGGGCCTCGATGGCGATCAGATCACCGGCACCGTTGAAGGCCAATGCTTGGCCAAAACCGTCTTCCGCACTGAGGGCGAAATCTTCGTAGCTCAGCGTGCTTCCTTCACCGATGGTTTGCGACAATTCTACCGGACCGCCCAGGCCGCTATCAAAGCTGAACACATTGATGCGACTTTCATCCGGGTCACCCACGACCAGCCGATCACCTGTTCCGTTGAGAGCTACGGTTGCCCCAAACTCGCTAAAACCGACCGTAAGGTCATCACCGTTGGTGAGCGAGGTTCCGTTTCCGATGATTTGTTTCAGACCTGCGGGTGACGATAAATCGAGGTCGTCCAGTTCGAAGAGGAAAACCCTGTTCTCGGAGCCATTGTCTGTTTGCCCGACAGCCAACCGTGTGCCGGAATCATCCATCGCAGTTGCGGCACCGAAATCCGAAAAATTTTCGAGGACGAGTAGACTTCCATCTTCGAGAATCGAATCACGCCTGAGTTGCTGCGGCTGACTAGGGGCCGCACCCCAATCATTCGGGTTGAGTTCGAACAGACGAACTGCTCCACCACTGTTATTGATTTCACCAACCGCCAAGCGATCACCGACTGAATTCAACGCCACCGAATTTCCTAGCCCAAAGACGGAGGACGCCAAGTTCAATGTCCCACCTTCGGCGAGCGGGGATCCGTGTTGCAACGTACTCGCAAGCGTTGTCATGCCGGTGAAGTTTGCGCCACCGAATTCAAACAGGAACACCATCTCTTCAGCACTCGCCCCCGCCGCCAAACGCATTCCATCGCCGGTCAGCGCGACCGACTGGCCAAAGCCGCTGTTGTCGCCAAGTGTCAACTCAGTACCACCTGCGAGCGACACCTCATTGCGAAGCACCTTGGACAAGCTTGGTATCCGGGAAAGTTCAGCGTTGGTGAGATCAAACAGGTAGATCGCACCCGAATTGCTATCAGCATTGGAGACGCCATCGTCGCCGCGAGCCCCGACGGCCAGCAGATCTCCCGCGTCGTTGAGCGCCAGCGACGAACCGAAGCGGTCTTCGGCATCGAGCATCAGCATCTCGTCACCAGCGGGAGTCGCGACCACGATCCGATCTTCGAT from Rhodopirellula islandica harbors:
- a CDS encoding tetratricopeptide repeat protein, yielding MIHTLEADTTILPNIILRFPAMHRSILLTLALSLALGSVPRVAANDDALVPDNVARQAHPATADVQKAAAAFAQGKHEEALQQFIEIHNRHPDLSPGELLFAQIAFQAKQVGVAKVALEKAAVTQADDPETWNMLAALALADGRLAETEMLFQRGLTAAEQYTANDQRKTAQAIQAHAGLATVYEKRSQWNSAKENLRDWISLDPRDTKPWPRLAVAFFKLGQESTARETLQNLRSFSPNADPVDVAMGKLYQSVGRRQDATDAMQTALETDRENLIAQVEIARYAMDAGEQDLMRRAIDQAVSLDGDQPAVRYLQGMAARFDRDSVSAVDIFSQLHREDPSNFEASNGLILSLLSSEESDQHPLALKHAEVLYQSNTNVKTGRGRVAASSYAWALLKNNDLANAEAVMTSVVKTRVLSAEIGYFAAEIFAAVGKQDLSRTVLKATLASPQSFVDRPAAERLMSRLDS
- a CDS encoding two-partner secretion domain-containing protein; the encoded protein is MIRRRRRRHLKRLQILALLGWATSSTGIAIAQNPTGGNVVAGAATINSVGNTLNVNASTDRAVVNWNSFSVGQGNTANFNLPSASSAILNRVTTPGIPSVIAGQLNSNGNVFLVNPSGVVVGNTGVINTNGFTASTFDTTNRQFMDGGPMSFRGSSTASIVNNGTINTGAGGAHFIGNQFNNNGTITSAGGSITVGSGQTVTYANGVTHVEADMATLQNGYSETAGLIKNSGTLRATGAVMSGGDVYLTNPGGRVINSGLIGGHNVAVNTGQFNTIGTIDASGDVGGDVIVQSSDALIQGTIDASGTTSGGSVQIDSGVVDQYATIDASATSGVGGSVTITTESGYTATTAGNINVAGASGGEVTIDGPGRIVSSATISAVGTSGDGGNIDVASDFKTSLLGATLDASGQTDGGQIRVGGEFQGGKDLVVDELANSSETLVSPGTQLIARGENGEGGTAIVWSNDRTQFHGGVDVAGNSAGGFVELSSAGNLVYQTTDEIQTGGGSVLLDPKNGVIVDSAPSGLNLIEFSLSNDAQLIDSFDRLGSSIDFINSGSLLAVGATGDAGGNVAKESSGAVYLFELDTNSLRIPPVLQQIIRDGSSVGGGTILTLDAGDKFGSGVALDGNGNVLAVGASGVDAFNASPLMITDNSGAVFLFQLDADNPSSTPTLRQVIQDDSPLAGGGILDLVESNNPNLLDEIIFTDFDDALRLGRDAFGSSVDLNDAGDRLVVGAPSSLAPLVYLFDIDPSDLASPADLAQTLNDPVAANSFEGAPSFGSGVSLNGIGNRLAVGVGGAGDTSNDGRVLLYNLGSTSLASPAVLAQTIETGITLADGSSLDVGEDFGSNFGSGVDFNQSGTLLAVGDSSTFSPSAFIFELDATNLAAAPGLQQVLESGTVLGDGDTLQFGFNDFGSDVALTGDGGWLAVGSPNFDGPLGNRDSSGSVFLFDLNEDPAGPILSNLIAADGQVKTLPGFMEAFGRSVAMNSDGSRLVVGNVGEYSQEVFLFEIDDAVAAPTLVGVIEDRIVVATPAGDEMLMLDAEDRFGSSLALNDAGDLLAVGARGDDGVSNADSNSGAIYLFDLTNAELSRIPSLSKVLRNEVSLAGGTELTLGDNSGFGQSVALTGDGMRLAAGASAEEMVFLFEFGGANFTGMTTLASTLQHGSPLAEGGTLNLASSVFGLGNSVALNSVGDRLAVGEINNSGGAVRLFELNPNDWGAAPSQPQQLRRDSILEDGSLLVLENFSDFGAATAMDDSGTRLAVGQTDNGSENRVFLFELDDLDLSSPAGLKQIIGNGTSLTNGDDLTVGFSEFGATVALNGTGDRLVVGDPDESRINVFSFDSGLGGPVELSQTIGEGSTLSYEDFALSAEDGFGQALAFNGAGDLIAIEAQDRVHLFEVDSSLSTTPLLASVIRDGTDLSDGRILELNRRGFGSGLALNSAGDILAIGHDDFNFGDGAVFLFGIDPNELSNAPNLENTLTRGVNSSSGFVGIEGFDFQSRDSFGQSVSLNAAGDVLVVGAQGKVHLISLDVNRLDENPTRLQTIEDGSPLAGGGTLSLDLNIPEDFSNDAKSSFGTAVAINRASNRLAVGDPAAGDSESQSGSVFIFGLNPSDLSASPTLAQEIQDGSSLGGSETLSLLDFDRFGESVGFNADGSSLAVGAPSLTGDRDDLPNTGGRVFLFDLNPANINASPTINTIIGNGTAIAGGFIAVQSGDALGSSVALTSDGNLLAIGSPGASFGENAKPGIGKVSLISFGGPSIAGLSGDLAFADFPAETTFIDPDDIAAILNAGNDLTLQFSNDLEIRSDIMTAATGVGKLTVQTGRSINVLPGTDINIGDGSLTLEFNSQSALSSQTDPGSPLLRLNGVSIVATGDDSLVELFGDELEESESFEKDPLIHITGSFISSSGIEVSRPSAFFEGHRILIDGDSVLSGDRVTVRGTGNTVGLGVEILGAGTQLIATEELQFGGFGGNRIADGATLRGVGEGIIGLGGFQFPSDPFFDDFIAVGDSLVVENASVRTENGQIGFEGISAEDLFDDGGIDPVRSIRERNSVTLINSELVAGGSGSILMGQAGSDAYQFTLSESTISGQNVLIALNLFNFDTDSGTSTFRLTNQSQINTAVDGELRIALPFQSGVAVDASSSLNGVSGNDLFDTDGNLINSLGIAGSDGNPLSFEYLGTPQANFAFYLASIDLTPGLFFTANDGSSTYGQTPVDPGLSITRGVLQQGDTLQTIGVETDFNLTQLSDAGEYTINVMASDLDPKYRLLGTASGTFTILPADLLIRTEAATKTYGDTFSFADHPVVIGGLRNGDLVGSLALSSDGAAANASVSGSPYVINAVAGAGENFNPSNYVIKVASGGLTVNPASLSINPLAQSKVYGDSALDQSLFNAVGLKNGETIRRVSFASPGIAATADVGNYDLRAEMVTGSGNGFDPGNYVLQFGSLDDGLLVTPASLQIRPFDQSKLVGDTFVFAGNEFLATGLKNDDTIASASLMSEGTSGDAPLGASPILLSNPIGNFDADNYILQILTGDFIVREEAVVPDRLLLTEQLVYDQFGRYRDFAETIDALIPGNVGTIDFSGAFPDRERSGSGTPSDDSPNDLSDQASGENDVYLPITIRPR